A single region of the Lysinibacillus sp. B2A1 genome encodes:
- a CDS encoding L,D-transpeptidase, with amino-acid sequence MIHTVKAGETLPQIARDYRTPLSSIIVANPGINPNSLYIGQQLMIPGFPNPNTIPYKIEISTDNRWLRLYKNDVLQKQYPIAVGRMLHNTPIGNFIIINKAPNPGGPFGTMWMSLSKEHYGIHGTNDPSSIGHAVSHGCIRMHNQDVEELASIIPIGTSVVIHP; translated from the coding sequence TTGATCCATACAGTGAAAGCAGGAGAAACATTGCCTCAAATAGCACGAGATTATCGCACACCACTTTCATCTATCATTGTTGCTAATCCAGGTATCAATCCAAATTCACTTTATATCGGGCAGCAACTAATGATCCCTGGTTTCCCTAATCCCAATACAATTCCTTATAAAATTGAAATTTCCACAGATAATCGCTGGCTTCGATTATATAAAAATGATGTTCTGCAAAAACAGTATCCCATTGCAGTTGGTAGAATGCTACATAATACGCCGATTGGTAATTTTATTATCATCAATAAGGCCCCAAACCCTGGTGGTCCCTTCGGCACAATGTGGATGAGTCTCTCTAAGGAGCATTACGGCATTCATGGAACCAATGATCCCAGCTCTATCGGACATGCCGTATCACATGGCTGTATTCGTATGCATAATCAGGATGTTGAGGAGCTAGCGAGCATTATTCCAATTGGCACGAGTGTAGTTATACATCCTTAG
- a CDS encoding XRE family transcriptional regulator, whose amino-acid sequence MSDFLKLVGEQLRIIRVSKGLSQEEVAERTGKLGFSKGRVSNIEHGQSNITLSTLETLMKALDIAPEELFNFQKLSGVTDIEEKNLMLDIHRSLLRERNLNEVKYVVRITKDFLDTIDSQSKKNSSNGQ is encoded by the coding sequence ATGTCAGACTTTTTAAAGCTAGTAGGTGAACAACTCCGTATTATTAGAGTATCCAAAGGACTTAGTCAGGAAGAAGTAGCAGAAAGAACGGGAAAATTAGGTTTTAGCAAAGGTAGAGTTTCAAATATTGAACATGGGCAATCGAATATTACATTGAGTACTTTAGAAACACTAATGAAAGCGTTAGATATTGCCCCTGAGGAACTTTTTAATTTTCAAAAATTATCTGGCGTTACTGATATCGAAGAAAAGAACCTCATGCTTGATATACATCGTTCATTATTAAGGGAGCGTAATTTAAACGAGGTAAAATACGTAGTACGCATTACGAAGGATTTTTTAGATACGATTGATTCACAATCAAAGAAAAACAGCTCCAATGGTCAATAA
- a CDS encoding radical SAM protein: MRTFKKVYIEITSVCNLACSFCPPTARAKGLIKVEQFNNILDEIRPHTKYIYLHVKGEPLLHPRIDQLLDAAHAKGFKVNITTNGTLIKKNREKLLGKPALRQINFSLHSFDGHEGSENREKYLGDILDFVRAAREYNTIISYRLWNLQKDHITDVAARRNRETLEILENEYSLDYRIEEKVQPGKGVKIAPNIYLNQDHEFRWPSLLAPEDEGKGFCHALRSQAAILVDGTVVPCCLDGEGVINLGNVHEKSFGEIVEGERANNIVDGFSRREAVEELCRKCGYRQKFGME; this comes from the coding sequence TTGAGAACATTTAAAAAGGTTTATATAGAGATAACAAGTGTCTGTAATTTAGCCTGTAGCTTTTGTCCACCAACTGCCCGCGCAAAGGGCCTGATAAAAGTAGAACAATTTAATAACATACTGGATGAAATACGTCCGCACACAAAATATATTTATTTGCATGTAAAGGGTGAGCCTCTGTTACATCCACGTATTGACCAGCTACTTGATGCTGCACATGCAAAAGGTTTTAAAGTGAATATTACAACAAATGGTACGCTGATTAAAAAGAATCGGGAAAAGCTACTAGGAAAGCCAGCCTTACGTCAAATCAATTTCTCTTTACATAGCTTTGATGGACATGAGGGGTCAGAAAATCGTGAAAAATACTTGGGAGATATCTTAGATTTCGTTCGTGCTGCGCGAGAATACAATACAATTATTTCCTATCGTTTATGGAATTTACAAAAGGATCATATCACTGATGTCGCTGCCCGCAGAAATCGTGAAACACTGGAAATTCTTGAGAACGAATATAGTCTGGACTATCGCATTGAAGAAAAAGTGCAGCCTGGTAAAGGTGTAAAAATTGCACCTAATATTTATTTAAATCAGGATCATGAATTCAGGTGGCCAAGCTTACTTGCCCCTGAGGATGAAGGCAAAGGTTTTTGCCATGCTCTTCGAAGTCAAGCAGCTATTTTAGTGGATGGTACTGTTGTGCCATGTTGTCTAGATGGTGAGGGTGTCATTAATTTAGGAAATGTGCATGAGAAATCCTTTGGTGAAATTGTAGAAGGAGAGCGTGCAAATAATATTGTAGATGGTTTTTCAAGAAGAGAAGCGGTCGAGGAGCTTTGTAGAAAATGCGGCTATCGTCAAAAGTTTGGTATGGAATAA
- a CDS encoding stage V sporulation protein R: MEMNELHQAIDEITEIASGFGLDFFPMRYEICPADIIYTFGAYGMPTRFSHWSFGKQFHKMKLQYDLGLSQIYELVINSNPCYAFLLDTNTLTQNKLIIAHVLAHCDFFKNNVRFSNTRRDMVESMTATAERIAGYERDFGKDEVEKFLDAVLAIQEHIDPSILRPKLSWDTENEIEEEILPTKSPYDDLWNLDNKEKQSSPIRRRIKQFPPKPEKDLLLFLEEHSRELEDWQRDVLTMMREEMLYFWPQLETKIMNEGWASFWHQRIMRELKLTTAETIEYAKLNAGVVQPSKTSINPYYLGVKIFEDIENRFNHPTEEMKKLGVQPNSGREKMFEVREIESDISFIRNYLTKDLAKQEDLYLFQKKGNEYRITDKEHEMVRDQLVSMRVNGGFPYIVVKNGDYLRNGELYLVHGYEGMELDPHYLENVLPYIYQLWGRPVHLETNVDGKPVLYSYDGTKNYKRNV; encoded by the coding sequence ATGGAGATGAATGAGCTGCATCAAGCGATTGATGAAATTACGGAAATTGCCTCAGGCTTTGGCTTAGATTTTTTTCCAATGCGTTATGAAATTTGTCCAGCAGATATAATCTATACCTTCGGCGCATATGGTATGCCTACACGATTTTCACATTGGAGCTTTGGAAAACAATTCCACAAAATGAAGCTTCAATATGATTTAGGACTAAGTCAAATATATGAGCTAGTAATTAATTCGAATCCATGCTATGCATTTTTGCTTGATACAAATACCTTAACGCAAAATAAATTAATTATTGCCCACGTGTTGGCGCATTGTGATTTCTTTAAAAATAATGTACGTTTCTCTAATACTAGAAGAGATATGGTGGAGAGCATGACAGCCACGGCTGAACGGATTGCTGGCTATGAAAGAGACTTTGGCAAGGATGAGGTTGAAAAGTTTTTGGATGCGGTTTTAGCGATTCAGGAGCATATCGATCCATCCATTTTACGTCCAAAGCTATCCTGGGATACAGAGAATGAAATTGAAGAGGAAATTCTCCCCACAAAATCGCCTTATGATGATTTGTGGAATTTAGATAATAAGGAAAAACAATCGAGTCCAATTCGTCGAAGAATAAAGCAATTTCCACCAAAGCCAGAAAAAGATCTACTATTATTTTTAGAAGAGCATAGCCGTGAGCTAGAGGATTGGCAGCGAGATGTGTTGACGATGATGCGAGAAGAGATGCTTTATTTCTGGCCCCAGCTAGAAACAAAAATTATGAATGAGGGTTGGGCTTCCTTTTGGCATCAGCGTATTATGCGGGAGCTTAAACTAACAACAGCTGAAACGATAGAATATGCAAAATTAAATGCGGGCGTAGTGCAGCCTTCAAAGACGTCTATAAACCCTTATTATCTTGGTGTGAAAATATTTGAGGATATTGAAAATCGTTTTAATCATCCAACTGAAGAAATGAAAAAGTTAGGTGTTCAACCTAATTCAGGTAGGGAAAAAATGTTTGAGGTAAGAGAGATAGAATCAGACATATCCTTTATTCGCAACTATTTAACAAAGGATTTAGCGAAACAAGAAGATCTCTATTTATTCCAAAAAAAGGGTAATGAATATCGTATTACAGATAAGGAACATGAGATGGTAAGGGATCAGCTGGTTTCTATGCGTGTAAATGGAGGATTCCCTTATATAGTCGTCAAAAATGGAGATTATCTTCGAAATGGGGAGCTTTATTTAGTGCATGGCTACGAGGGAATGGAGCTAGATCCACACTATTTAGAAAATGTCCTGCCGTATATTTATCAGCTCTGGGGGCGCCCTGTTCATTTAGAAACAAATGTTGATGGTAAACCCGTACTATACTCGTATGATGGTACAAAAAATTATAAACGAAATGTCTGA
- a CDS encoding ribonuclease J, whose amino-acid sequence MLKQQKELGGIRLSIKNNILSIFALGGINEIGKNMYVVQYGDDILIIDCGAKFPDESLLGIDLIIPDITYLQENKEKIKALIVTHGHEDHIGGIPYFLKKANVPIYATRFTLGLIELKLKEHKLLRETDLIEIHSDSSLNFGQVDVSFFRTNHSIPDCLGIVFHTPEGNVVHTGDFKFDLTPVNNQFADIHKMAEIGTNGVLALISESTNAERPGLTPSERLVGDHIEEAFLHAERKIIISTFASNVNRIQQIVNATIATDRKLALLGRSMVNVVDVALERGYLNIPEDMLIDAREVKYLSPEEVVVLCTGSQGEPLAALSRLANGNHREVKILPDDTVILASSPIPGNEKGVSRIVDNLFQLGAKVIYGSSSHTGMHVSGHGYQEDLKLMLTLMKPKFFIPIHGEFRMLHQHRLLAESVGVKRGHTFIMKNGDVVDIENTMARQTRKIPSGDTYVDGIGIGEVEGIVLRDRKQLSEDGMLVIVLTLSKTDGTFISEPDTISRGFVYAKNFEELLTKVNFLVKETVNELQEESRQQIHVLKREIKRAVGQYLFTQTKRKPMILPIIIDI is encoded by the coding sequence ATGCTGAAGCAACAAAAAGAATTGGGAGGGATTCGCTTGTCCATAAAAAACAATATATTATCTATTTTTGCTTTAGGTGGCATTAATGAGATTGGTAAAAATATGTATGTAGTACAATATGGAGACGATATACTGATCATTGACTGTGGTGCAAAGTTTCCAGATGAAAGCTTGCTGGGAATTGATTTAATCATCCCTGATATTACGTATTTACAGGAGAATAAAGAAAAAATTAAAGCATTAATTGTGACTCATGGACATGAGGATCATATAGGTGGAATTCCTTACTTTCTAAAAAAGGCAAATGTTCCTATTTATGCTACACGATTTACGCTTGGATTAATCGAATTAAAGCTAAAAGAGCATAAGCTTTTACGAGAAACTGATTTAATAGAAATCCACTCTGATTCATCATTAAACTTTGGACAAGTTGATGTTAGTTTCTTCCGAACAAATCACAGTATACCTGATTGTCTAGGAATCGTTTTCCATACTCCTGAAGGCAATGTAGTACACACTGGTGATTTTAAATTTGATTTAACACCTGTCAATAATCAGTTTGCAGATATTCATAAGATGGCTGAAATCGGCACAAATGGCGTATTGGCACTTATTTCTGAAAGTACTAATGCAGAAAGACCTGGGTTAACACCATCAGAAAGGCTTGTCGGTGATCATATTGAAGAAGCATTTTTACATGCCGAGCGAAAAATTATTATTTCAACATTTGCCTCAAATGTGAATCGTATTCAACAAATTGTCAATGCTACTATCGCTACGGATAGAAAGCTTGCATTGCTAGGCCGCAGTATGGTGAATGTGGTGGACGTAGCACTTGAGCGAGGCTATTTAAACATACCAGAGGATATGTTAATCGACGCACGGGAAGTAAAATATCTCTCTCCTGAGGAAGTAGTTGTGCTATGTACTGGTAGTCAAGGGGAGCCATTAGCAGCTCTATCACGACTAGCAAATGGTAATCATCGCGAGGTGAAAATCTTACCTGATGACACCGTTATTTTAGCTTCATCCCCTATCCCAGGAAATGAGAAGGGTGTTTCACGCATTGTCGATAATTTATTTCAGCTTGGTGCAAAGGTTATTTATGGCTCCTCCAGCCATACAGGCATGCATGTTTCAGGACATGGCTATCAGGAGGATTTAAAGCTAATGCTCACTTTAATGAAGCCAAAATTTTTCATTCCCATTCATGGGGAGTTCCGAATGTTACACCAGCATCGCTTACTTGCAGAATCTGTTGGTGTCAAAAGAGGACATACCTTTATTATGAAAAATGGGGATGTTGTTGATATTGAAAATACAATGGCTAGGCAAACTCGAAAAATTCCATCTGGAGACACGTATGTAGATGGCATAGGTATAGGTGAGGTAGAGGGCATTGTCCTACGTGATCGTAAACAGCTTTCAGAAGATGGTATGTTAGTCATCGTTTTAACACTTAGTAAGACTGATGGAACATTTATTTCAGAACCTGATACCATTTCACGAGGTTTTGTTTATGCGAAGAATTTTGAAGAGCTTTTGACAAAAGTAAATTTTCTTGTGAAAGAAACAGTTAATGAACTACAGGAAGAAAGCAGACAGCAAATTCATGTCTTAAAAAGAGAAATTAAACGCGCTGTTGGCCAATATCTTTTTACACAAACAAAAAGAAAACCAATGATACTACCTATTATTATTGATATATAA
- a CDS encoding sporulation protein YhbH — MTEHENKRYVISQENWSLHRKGHQDQQRHMEKVKDAIKNNLPDLVSEESIVMSNGRDVIKIPIRSLDEYKIRYNYDNSKHVGQGQGDSNVGDVVAREPGRGNQAAGKGKEAGDKPGQDYYEAEVSIEEVQNVLFNELELPNLQQKEKADIKTEKIEFNDIRKKGLMGNVDKKRTILNAIKRNAMQGKPEITPIHNEDLRFKTWDEVEKPESKAVVLAMMDTSGSMGSFEKYCARSFFFWMTKFLRSKYETVEIEFIAHHTEAKVVTEEEFFTKGESGGTICSSAYIKALELIREKYNPSRYNIYPVHFSDGENISMDNEKCLKLVGELMEVSSMFGYGEVNQHNRFSTLMYTYKKIDDPKFRYHILKKKGDVYDALKSFFKKNEE, encoded by the coding sequence ATGACTGAACACGAAAACAAACGCTATGTCATCTCTCAGGAAAATTGGTCCCTCCATCGTAAAGGGCACCAGGACCAGCAACGTCATATGGAAAAAGTAAAAGATGCGATCAAGAATAATTTACCTGATTTAGTTAGTGAGGAAAGTATTGTCATGTCCAATGGCCGTGATGTTATTAAAATTCCTATTCGTTCACTGGATGAATATAAAATTCGATATAACTATGATAATTCCAAGCATGTTGGGCAAGGACAAGGAGACAGTAATGTGGGGGATGTAGTTGCTCGCGAGCCAGGCAGAGGCAATCAAGCTGCTGGTAAAGGAAAGGAAGCTGGTGATAAGCCAGGTCAAGACTATTATGAGGCCGAAGTAAGCATTGAAGAAGTCCAAAATGTCTTATTTAATGAGCTAGAGCTGCCTAATCTACAACAGAAAGAAAAAGCAGATATTAAAACTGAAAAAATTGAATTTAACGATATTCGGAAAAAAGGTCTGATGGGGAACGTTGATAAAAAACGTACGATTCTAAATGCAATTAAGCGCAATGCGATGCAGGGAAAACCAGAAATAACGCCAATTCATAATGAGGATTTACGTTTTAAAACATGGGATGAGGTTGAGAAGCCTGAATCCAAGGCTGTTGTTCTTGCAATGATGGATACAAGTGGATCGATGGGTTCCTTTGAAAAATATTGTGCAAGAAGCTTCTTCTTCTGGATGACAAAATTTTTACGTTCTAAGTATGAAACAGTGGAAATTGAATTTATTGCCCATCATACAGAGGCAAAAGTGGTAACGGAGGAAGAATTTTTCACGAAGGGAGAAAGTGGAGGCACTATATGTTCGTCAGCCTATATAAAAGCGTTGGAGCTAATTCGAGAAAAGTATAATCCTTCTCGCTATAACATTTATCCAGTGCATTTTTCAGATGGTGAGAACATTTCAATGGATAATGAAAAGTGCTTGAAACTGGTTGGTGAGTTAATGGAAGTTTCGAGTATGTTTGGATATGGCGAAGTGAATCAGCATAATCGTTTTTCTACACTTATGTACACCTACAAAAAGATAGATGATCCAAAATTTAGGTATCATATTTTGAAAAAGAAAGGCGATGTGTATGATGCTTTAAAGAGTTTTTTCAAAAAAAATGAGGAATAA